From Streptomyces chrestomyceticus JCM 4735, one genomic window encodes:
- a CDS encoding cytochrome P450 has translation MARTRKKGFDLSRMSFLPESVLMPLRRNGLDPVGELATVREKEPISKLPVPIAANVWLVTGYDEVKAVLGKGNAFSSDFTNLIGQAGASTDQNPGGLGFADPPVHTRLRRLLTPEFTMRRLNRLTPRIHEIVEERLDAMEKAGAAGDPVDLVEMFALPIPSLVICELLGVPYEDRADFERLSAARFDLFSGANASFGAISESLSYFREVVKKQRQNPGDGLLGMIVKEHGDSVSDEELAGLADGVLTGGFETTASMLALGALVLLQDDSHFAALKDGDEAADRYVEELLRYLTVVQVAFPRFAREDLEIAGVQIAKGDVVLCSLSGADRDGKLGPGMERFDPSRNVPSHLAFGYGIHRCVGAELAKMELRAAYPALVRRFPAMRLAVRPEELAFRKLSIVYGIESLPVRVDG, from the coding sequence ATGGCACGGACACGAAAGAAGGGCTTCGACCTGTCTCGGATGTCTTTCTTGCCCGAGTCTGTGTTGATGCCGCTGCGGCGGAACGGGCTGGACCCGGTGGGCGAGCTGGCGACGGTGCGGGAGAAGGAGCCCATCAGCAAGCTGCCGGTGCCGATCGCCGCCAATGTGTGGCTGGTCACCGGTTACGACGAGGTCAAGGCCGTCCTGGGCAAGGGCAACGCCTTCAGCTCCGACTTCACCAACCTCATCGGGCAGGCCGGCGCCAGCACCGACCAGAACCCCGGCGGCCTCGGTTTCGCCGACCCGCCGGTGCACACCCGGCTGCGCCGGCTGCTGACCCCCGAATTCACCATGCGCCGCCTCAACCGGCTCACGCCCCGTATCCACGAGATCGTGGAGGAGCGGCTGGACGCCATGGAGAAGGCCGGCGCCGCCGGCGACCCGGTCGACCTGGTCGAGATGTTCGCCCTGCCCATTCCCTCGCTGGTCATTTGCGAACTCCTCGGAGTTCCGTACGAGGACCGCGCGGACTTCGAGCGGCTCAGCGCCGCCCGCTTCGACCTTTTCAGCGGCGCCAACGCCTCCTTCGGCGCCATATCGGAATCCCTCTCGTATTTCCGTGAGGTGGTCAAGAAGCAGCGGCAGAACCCGGGCGACGGCCTGCTCGGCATGATCGTCAAGGAGCACGGCGACTCGGTCAGCGACGAGGAGCTGGCGGGCCTGGCCGACGGCGTGCTGACCGGCGGCTTCGAGACGACCGCGAGCATGCTCGCGCTGGGCGCCCTGGTGCTCCTCCAGGACGACTCGCACTTCGCGGCCCTCAAGGACGGCGACGAGGCGGCCGACCGCTACGTGGAGGAGCTGCTGCGCTACCTCACCGTCGTACAGGTGGCCTTCCCCCGGTTCGCGCGCGAGGACCTGGAGATCGCCGGTGTGCAGATCGCCAAGGGCGACGTGGTGCTGTGCTCGCTGAGCGGCGCCGACCGGGACGGCAAGCTGGGCCCCGGCATGGAGCGCTTCGACCCGTCCCGCAACGTGCCCTCGCACCTCGCCTTCGGCTACGGCATCCACCGCTGCGTCGGCGCCGAGCTGGCCAAGATGGAGCTGCGCGCCGCCTACCCCGCGCTGGTGCGGCGCTTCCCCGCCATGCGGCTCGCGGTGCGGCCGGAGGAGCTGGCGTTCCGCAAGCTGTCGATCGTGTACGGGATCGAGTCGCTGCCGGTCCGCGTCGACGGCTGA
- a CDS encoding FtsW/RodA/SpoVE family cell cycle protein: MTAPTADAPPPGLRMPGRRGTELALLAGAVLISVCGYIDVGLARQNAVPGDAASYGAGLAALALLGHLAVRFRAPYADPLLLPIAILLNGLGLLLIFRLDLETPADRASPTQLVWSALGVGLFAAVVLLLRDHRTLQRYAYVSVAAGLALMVVPIFFPAVNGAKIWIRVAGFSFQPGEFAKILITVFFAAYLAANRSALAHTGKRMWKLQFPAGRVLGPVVAVWLVSVGVLVLERDLGTSLLFFGVFVVLLYVATGRTGWIAVGLLLAAAGAAAVGVLEPHVHSRVADWLHPFASITAGRGASQLAQSLFAFAAGGLLGTGLGEGHSALIGFAMKSDFILATYGEELGLTGLTALFLLYALLVARGFRAGLALRDPFGRLLAVGLASLLAVQVFVIAGGVMGLIPLTGMAMPFLAQGGSSVVTNWVIVALLVRVSDSARRPLPDTAETGVIAGLGGTRSGASAPPYEEDDLPYGYGYGYGGGGGGDGGSPGGPPDGHAPHGRGAPADHDGVPDDHDDQGSRR; the protein is encoded by the coding sequence ATGACCGCACCCACGGCGGACGCTCCCCCACCGGGCCTGAGGATGCCCGGACGCCGGGGCACCGAACTGGCCCTCCTCGCCGGCGCCGTCCTGATCAGCGTCTGCGGGTACATCGACGTCGGGCTCGCCCGGCAGAACGCCGTCCCCGGCGACGCCGCGAGCTACGGGGCGGGCCTGGCCGCCCTGGCCCTCCTGGGCCACCTCGCCGTCAGGTTCCGCGCCCCCTACGCCGACCCCCTGCTGCTCCCCATCGCCATCCTGCTGAACGGGCTCGGGCTGCTGCTGATCTTCCGGCTCGACCTGGAGACGCCCGCCGACCGGGCGTCGCCCACCCAGCTCGTCTGGTCCGCACTCGGCGTCGGCCTGTTCGCCGCCGTCGTCCTGCTGCTGCGGGACCACCGCACTCTCCAGCGCTACGCCTATGTGTCGGTCGCCGCCGGGCTGGCCCTGATGGTCGTCCCGATCTTCTTCCCGGCCGTGAACGGGGCCAAGATCTGGATCCGGGTGGCGGGCTTCTCCTTCCAGCCCGGCGAGTTCGCGAAGATCCTCATCACCGTCTTCTTCGCCGCGTACCTGGCGGCCAACCGCAGCGCCCTCGCCCACACCGGCAAGCGGATGTGGAAGCTCCAGTTCCCCGCCGGCCGGGTGCTCGGCCCGGTCGTCGCCGTCTGGCTGGTCAGCGTCGGCGTCCTGGTCCTCGAACGCGACCTGGGCACCTCGCTCCTCTTCTTCGGCGTCTTCGTCGTCCTGCTGTACGTGGCCACCGGCCGCACCGGCTGGATCGCGGTGGGCCTGCTGCTCGCCGCCGCCGGTGCCGCCGCCGTCGGCGTCCTCGAACCGCATGTGCACAGCCGGGTCGCGGACTGGCTGCACCCGTTCGCCAGCATCACGGCGGGCCGGGGCGCGAGCCAGCTCGCCCAGTCGCTGTTCGCCTTCGCCGCCGGCGGGCTGCTCGGCACCGGCCTGGGCGAGGGGCACTCCGCCCTCATCGGCTTCGCCATGAAGTCCGACTTCATCCTGGCCACCTACGGCGAGGAACTGGGCCTGACCGGCCTCACCGCCCTCTTCCTCCTCTACGCGCTCCTGGTGGCCCGCGGCTTCCGGGCCGGACTGGCGCTGCGCGACCCGTTCGGCCGGCTGCTGGCCGTGGGCCTCGCCTCCCTCCTGGCCGTCCAGGTCTTCGTCATCGCGGGCGGCGTGATGGGCCTGATCCCGCTGACCGGCATGGCGATGCCGTTCCTCGCCCAGGGCGGCTCGTCCGTCGTCACCAACTGGGTCATCGTCGCGCTGCTCGTCCGGGTCAGCGACAGCGCCCGCCGACCGCTCCCGGACACCGCGGAGACCGGGGTGATCGCGGGCCTCGGCGGCACCCGGTCCGGCGCCTCCGCCCCGCCGTACGAGGAGGACGACCTCCCGTACGGATACGGATACGGATACGGAGGCGGTGGGGGCGGAGACGGCGGCAGCCCCGGCGGCCCCCCTGACGGCCACGCCCCCCACGGCCGGGGCGCCCCCGCCGACCACGACGGCGTCCCCGACGACCACGACGACCAGGGCAGCCGCCGGTGA
- a CDS encoding penicillin-binding transpeptidase domain-containing protein → MNRYIRRAGVFCLILLVALLLNAVRVQVFEAERYDDNSANRRGALARYSQPRGDILVDGEPVTGSRDSGGTLRYERTYAEGPLYAPVTGYASQIYGTSLLESAEDDVLSGTDPRLAPFPLWTDISRAQQPGGDVVSTVDAAVQQAAFEGLGGKKGAVAAVQPRTGKILALVSTPSYDPNELSGTERSVADTWNRLNRSGGRPMINRALKQTYPPGSTFKIVTAAAALDHRKVTDLDAATDTPSPYTLPGTSTRLTNEAGDCANASLRHAFEVSCNTVFARLGVDVGLDGMAEAAEKFGFNDADLKVPSTAARSVFDTDMDAAQVALSSIGQYDTTATPLQMAMVAAAVANDGEVRAPYLVDKVTDAHGDTVSATRQKTLHRAMSRGTARHLQEMMTGVVTRGTGTGAAIDGATVGGKTGTAQHGVDNKGTPYAWFVSWAKKDGAADPAVAVAVVVEDAAADRADISGGGSAAPIARAVMRAALR, encoded by the coding sequence GTGAACCGCTACATCCGCCGCGCCGGCGTCTTCTGCCTGATCCTGCTCGTGGCGCTGCTCCTGAACGCCGTCCGCGTCCAGGTCTTCGAGGCCGAACGCTACGACGACAACTCCGCCAACCGGCGCGGCGCGCTGGCCCGTTACAGTCAGCCGCGCGGTGACATCCTCGTCGACGGGGAGCCGGTGACCGGCTCGCGCGACAGCGGCGGCACGCTGCGGTACGAGCGGACGTACGCCGAGGGGCCGCTCTACGCGCCCGTCACCGGCTACGCCTCCCAGATCTACGGCACCTCGCTGCTGGAGAGCGCCGAGGACGACGTGCTCTCCGGCACCGACCCGCGGCTCGCGCCGTTCCCGCTGTGGACCGACATCAGCCGCGCGCAGCAGCCGGGCGGCGACGTGGTCAGCACGGTCGACGCGGCGGTGCAGCAGGCCGCGTTCGAGGGGCTGGGCGGCAAGAAGGGCGCGGTGGCCGCCGTGCAGCCGCGCACCGGCAAGATCCTCGCGCTGGTCAGCACGCCGTCGTACGACCCGAACGAGCTGTCCGGCACCGAGCGGTCGGTGGCCGACACCTGGAACCGGCTCAACCGGAGCGGCGGCCGTCCGATGATCAACCGGGCCCTGAAGCAGACGTACCCGCCGGGCTCCACCTTCAAGATCGTCACGGCCGCGGCGGCGCTGGACCACCGGAAGGTCACCGACCTCGACGCGGCCACCGACACTCCGAGCCCGTACACCCTTCCGGGGACGTCCACCCGGCTCACCAACGAGGCGGGCGACTGCGCGAACGCGTCGCTGCGGCACGCCTTCGAGGTCTCCTGCAACACCGTCTTCGCCCGCCTGGGCGTGGACGTCGGTCTGGACGGCATGGCGGAGGCCGCGGAGAAGTTCGGCTTCAACGACGCGGACCTGAAGGTCCCCTCGACCGCGGCCCGCAGCGTCTTCGACACCGACATGGACGCCGCGCAGGTGGCCCTCTCCTCCATCGGTCAGTACGACACCACGGCCACCCCGCTCCAGATGGCGATGGTCGCCGCAGCGGTGGCGAACGACGGCGAAGTCCGGGCCCCCTATCTGGTGGACAAGGTGACCGACGCGCACGGCGACACGGTCTCCGCCACCCGGCAGAAGACCCTGCACCGGGCCATGAGCCGCGGCACCGCGCGGCACCTCCAGGAGATGATGACCGGCGTGGTCACGCGGGGTACCGGCACCGGCGCCGCGATCGACGGCGCCACCGTCGGCGGCAAGACCGGCACCGCCCAGCACGGCGTGGACAACAAGGGCACGCCGTACGCCTGGTTCGTCTCCTGGGCGAAGAAGGACGGCGCGGCCGATCCGGCGGTGGCCGTGGCGGTGGTCGTCGAGGACGCGGCCGCCGACCGCGCGGACATCAGCGGCGGCGGCAGCGCGGCGCCGATCGCCCGCGCGGTGATGCGGGCCGCGCTACGGTGA
- a CDS encoding HD domain-containing protein, which translates to MGQSGQSGHARTGRPGRPGPGHQAGDRDRALLTLTEVEALARRVHAGQTDKAGRPYAEHLAAVAGGVRARGGSDEQIAAAWLHDAVEDGALTPAWLAGAALTERTKAMVRAVTKRPGEPVEAYTARILATPGALLIKEADLAHNADPARLAVLDAATRERLTVKYRRVRGLLGLA; encoded by the coding sequence ATGGGACAGTCGGGACAGTCGGGACACGCACGTACGGGGCGACCGGGACGGCCGGGGCCCGGACATCAGGCCGGAGACCGGGACCGGGCGCTCCTCACCCTCACCGAGGTCGAGGCGCTGGCCCGCCGGGTCCACGCGGGGCAGACGGACAAGGCCGGCCGCCCGTACGCGGAGCATCTCGCGGCGGTCGCCGGAGGCGTACGGGCGCGCGGCGGCAGCGACGAGCAGATCGCCGCGGCCTGGCTGCACGACGCCGTCGAGGACGGCGCGCTCACGCCCGCGTGGCTGGCCGGCGCCGCGCTCACGGAGCGCACCAAGGCGATGGTCCGCGCGGTGACCAAGCGCCCGGGTGAGCCGGTCGAGGCGTACACGGCCCGCATCCTGGCCACCCCGGGCGCGCTGCTGATCAAGGAAGCGGACCTGGCGCACAACGCGGACCCGGCGCGGCTCGCGGTGCTGGACGCGGCGACGCGGGAGCGGCTGACCGTGAAGTACCGCCGGGTCCGGGGCCTGCTGGGGCTGGCGTAG
- a CDS encoding ABC transporter ATP-binding protein encodes MTTSEPSDPTAPPAPGSRVIAALHDASVRRLTTGQVILDSIDWTVRTGEHWALLGANGAGKTTVLRLVGALMFPTTGTVEVLGHRLGTVDVRELRAAIGLVSSAQKVPQDATGHTVVLTGATGTVQPLWGKYDDATRERAHELLAELDCKELADRPYGVCSGGQRARLLIARALMADPSLLLLDEPFNALDLPSREDLIDTMHRLAEGRPGLSTVTVTHHLEELSPAIGHALLLREGRVQAQGPVADVLTGERMTACFGRPVEVTCHDGRWLARSGRRRPSN; translated from the coding sequence ATGACGACCTCGGAGCCCTCGGACCCCACCGCCCCTCCGGCCCCCGGCAGCCGGGTGATCGCGGCCCTCCACGACGCGAGCGTCCGCCGTCTCACCACCGGGCAGGTCATCCTCGACAGCATCGACTGGACCGTACGCACCGGTGAGCACTGGGCCCTGCTCGGCGCCAACGGCGCGGGCAAGACCACCGTCCTGCGGCTGGTGGGCGCGCTGATGTTCCCCACGACCGGCACGGTCGAGGTGCTCGGCCACCGCCTCGGCACCGTCGACGTACGCGAACTGCGCGCCGCCATCGGCCTGGTCTCCAGCGCGCAGAAGGTCCCTCAGGACGCCACCGGCCATACAGTCGTCCTCACCGGCGCGACCGGCACCGTACAGCCGCTCTGGGGAAAGTACGACGACGCCACCCGCGAGCGCGCGCACGAACTGCTGGCCGAGCTGGACTGCAAGGAGCTGGCGGACCGGCCGTACGGTGTGTGTTCCGGCGGCCAGCGGGCCCGCCTCCTCATCGCCCGTGCGCTGATGGCCGACCCGTCGCTCCTCCTCCTGGACGAGCCGTTCAACGCGCTCGACCTGCCGTCCCGGGAGGACCTGATCGACACGATGCACCGCCTGGCCGAAGGCCGCCCCGGCCTGTCGACGGTCACCGTCACCCACCACCTGGAGGAGCTCTCCCCCGCCATCGGCCACGCGCTGCTGCTGCGCGAGGGCCGCGTGCAGGCGCAGGGCCCGGTGGCGGACGTCCTCACCGGCGAGCGCATGACGGCGTGCTTCGGCCGGCCCGTCGAGGTGACCTGCCACGACGGCCGGTGGCTGGCGCGCTCGGGGCGCCGCCGACCGTCCAACTGA
- a CDS encoding ferritin-like domain-containing protein translates to MSSRELYTQDPGAYLWTVPAGSPARFSWEYDDGRERLLALYQKGKDKQWDANLRIDWAQEVDPYDPLGTPDESVSLYGTPYWDRMSDKERGELRQHYAAWQFSQFLHGEQGAMVCAARIVETVPDLDAKFYSATQTMDEARHAEIYSRFLKDKIGMLYPVNDNLQALLGDTLRDSRWDMPYLGMQVLIEGLALAAFGMIRDTTTQPLPKQILTYVMQDEARHVAFGRLALRDYYQQLSDAELREREEFVIEGCYLMRDRLRGLEVLENFGVPHQEAADITENSEFLHLFRKLLFSRIVPCVKDIGLWGERLQRAYVDMGVFDLGNSNLDRLMAQDEELAEQLDAERFAEEERARVGEVTEAIALGEDGGDPA, encoded by the coding sequence GTGTCGAGCCGCGAGCTGTACACACAGGACCCGGGCGCGTACCTGTGGACCGTGCCGGCGGGCAGTCCGGCCCGCTTCAGTTGGGAGTACGACGACGGCCGGGAGCGGCTGCTGGCCCTCTACCAGAAGGGCAAGGACAAGCAGTGGGACGCGAACCTGCGCATCGACTGGGCGCAGGAGGTGGACCCGTACGACCCGCTCGGCACCCCGGACGAATCGGTTTCCCTGTACGGCACGCCGTACTGGGACCGGATGTCGGACAAGGAACGCGGTGAACTGCGGCAGCACTACGCGGCCTGGCAGTTCAGCCAGTTCCTGCACGGCGAGCAGGGCGCGATGGTCTGCGCCGCGCGGATCGTGGAGACCGTCCCCGACCTCGACGCGAAGTTCTACTCCGCGACCCAGACCATGGACGAGGCCCGGCACGCCGAGATCTACAGCCGCTTCCTCAAGGACAAGATCGGGATGCTCTACCCGGTCAACGACAACCTCCAGGCACTCCTGGGCGACACCCTCAGGGACTCCCGCTGGGACATGCCCTACCTCGGGATGCAGGTACTGATCGAGGGCCTCGCGCTGGCCGCCTTCGGCATGATCCGCGACACCACCACCCAGCCGCTCCCCAAGCAGATCCTGACCTACGTCATGCAAGACGAGGCCCGGCACGTCGCCTTCGGGCGGCTGGCACTGCGCGACTACTACCAACAGCTCTCCGACGCCGAACTGCGCGAACGCGAGGAATTCGTCATCGAGGGCTGCTACCTGATGCGCGACCGGCTGCGCGGCCTGGAGGTCCTGGAGAACTTCGGCGTCCCCCACCAGGAAGCCGCCGACATCACCGAGAACTCCGAATTCCTCCACCTCTTCCGCAAACTGCTCTTCAGCCGCATCGTCCCGTGCGTGAAGGACATCGGCCTGTGGGGCGAACGCCTCCAGCGCGCCTACGTGGACATGGGCGTCTTCGACCTCGGGAACTCCAACCTGGACCGGCTGATGGCCCAGGACGAGGAACTGGCCGAACAGCTCGACGCGGAGCGCTTCGCGGAGGAGGAGCGCGCACGGGTCGGCGAGGTGACGGAGGCGATCGCGCTGGGGGAGGACGGCGGGGACCCGGCCTGA
- a CDS encoding AurF N-oxygenase family protein, translating into MTTVTTATTVTEPEVLRDALGLLKDREQVAERLLDSSAKHSFDPDTELDWDAPLEEGKWFWPPELVSLYDTPLWKKMSEEQRMELSRHEAASLASLGIWFEIILMQLLVRHIYDKSVTSAHVRYALTEIADECRHSKMFARMIQKGEAPAYPVSRLNHNLARILKTVSTTPGSFACTLLGEEILDWMQRLTFPDERVQTIVRGVTRIHVVEEARHVRYAREELRRQMVTAPRWEQELTRVSCGEAARVFSIAFVNPQVYTNVGLDRREAVAQVKASGHRREVMQSGAGRLTEFLDDIGVLRGVGRRLWKSSGLLA; encoded by the coding sequence ATGACAACCGTGACGACAGCGACGACCGTGACGGAGCCGGAAGTCCTCCGGGACGCCCTCGGGCTGCTCAAGGACCGCGAGCAGGTGGCGGAACGACTGCTCGACTCCTCCGCCAAGCACTCCTTCGACCCGGACACCGAACTCGACTGGGACGCGCCCCTGGAAGAGGGCAAGTGGTTCTGGCCGCCGGAGCTGGTGTCCCTCTACGACACCCCGCTGTGGAAGAAGATGTCCGAGGAGCAGCGGATGGAGCTGTCCCGGCACGAGGCCGCCTCCCTGGCCTCGCTGGGTATCTGGTTCGAGATCATCCTGATGCAGTTGCTGGTACGGCACATCTACGACAAGTCCGTCACCAGCGCGCACGTCCGCTACGCCCTGACCGAGATAGCCGACGAGTGCCGGCACTCGAAGATGTTCGCGCGCATGATCCAGAAGGGCGAGGCACCCGCGTACCCCGTCTCCCGCCTCAACCACAACCTCGCGCGCATCCTCAAGACCGTCTCCACGACGCCCGGTTCGTTCGCCTGCACGCTGCTCGGCGAGGAGATCCTGGACTGGATGCAGCGGCTGACCTTCCCGGACGAGCGGGTGCAGACGATCGTGCGCGGCGTCACCCGCATCCACGTCGTCGAGGAGGCCCGCCACGTCCGGTACGCGCGCGAGGAACTGCGCCGCCAGATGGTCACCGCGCCGCGCTGGGAGCAGGAACTGACCCGCGTGAGCTGCGGCGAGGCGGCCCGCGTCTTCTCCATCGCCTTCGTCAACCCGCAGGTCTACACGAACGTCGGGCTGGACCGGCGGGAGGCGGTCGCGCAGGTGAAGGCTAGCGGCCACCGCCGTGAGGTGATGCAGTCCGGCGCGGGCCGGCTGACGGAGTTCCTCGACGACATCGGCGTCCTGCGCGGCGTGGGCCGCAGGCTCTGGAAGAGCTCGGGACTGCTGGCGTAA
- a CDS encoding TetR/AcrR family transcriptional regulator: MNGSGTAPAVPRPAYRRLSVEQRRSQLLTAALGLFAQRAPEDVSLDDVAAAAQVSRPLVYRYFPGGKQQLYEAALRSAADILEGCFDEPEDGPLTQRLGRALDRYLAFVDEHDAGFSALLQGGSVVETARTSAIVDEVRRTAAEQILHHLGAAAPSPRLRMAVRTWITAVEAASLIWLDEEKQPPLDELRDWLVDHFVALLTATAATDEQAGRVARSALARETAEGPVGRLARRILPIVADAAHLL; the protein is encoded by the coding sequence ATGAACGGCAGCGGCACCGCCCCAGCAGTACCCCGACCCGCCTACCGCAGGCTCAGCGTCGAGCAGCGCCGCTCCCAGCTTCTGACCGCCGCCCTGGGCCTGTTCGCCCAGCGCGCCCCCGAAGACGTGTCGCTGGACGACGTGGCGGCCGCCGCGCAGGTGTCCCGGCCGCTGGTCTACCGCTACTTCCCCGGCGGCAAGCAGCAGTTGTACGAGGCCGCCCTGCGCAGCGCGGCCGACATACTGGAGGGCTGCTTCGACGAGCCGGAGGACGGCCCGCTGACCCAGCGCCTCGGCCGGGCGCTCGACCGCTACCTGGCGTTCGTCGACGAGCACGACGCGGGGTTCAGCGCCCTCCTCCAGGGCGGCAGCGTCGTCGAGACGGCCCGTACGTCCGCGATCGTCGACGAGGTGCGGCGCACCGCCGCCGAGCAGATCCTGCACCACCTCGGCGCCGCGGCCCCCTCGCCCCGGCTGCGGATGGCGGTCCGTACGTGGATCACGGCCGTCGAGGCCGCCTCCCTGATCTGGCTGGACGAGGAGAAGCAGCCGCCGCTGGACGAACTGCGGGACTGGCTCGTCGACCACTTCGTCGCGCTGCTGACCGCGACGGCGGCCACCGACGAGCAGGCCGGGCGGGTGGCGCGGTCGGCGCTGGCGAGGGAGACCGCCGAGGGGCCGGTCGGCCGGTTGGCCCGGCGCATCCTGCCGATCGTGGCCGACGCGGCCCATCTCCTGTGA
- a CDS encoding C40 family peptidase, translating to MSQRCTSGQCAPRRSGPRRTGPGRSGPSRLVRSVCATALAGAVALALPAAPVHAVPEPDPAATGALELPDGPGGPGEPDGLAGPDASEVPDATEATGSGTDTGTASNEDPSLRRLLTRLQDLYRRTEQATEAYNATEEDLKAQRKESQDLNVRLARARTRLADGQADAGRLARQQYQGGAAAGLSTYLRMLLSADPQEVLEEGHLFKEAAGSQAATVARLTGNEKRADELAKASRAALDEQQVLTERRRKQRDAVEGRLKEVEELLSTLSEDQLAELGRMEQQGTDEAQRGLVSSGELNGSRAPSASGDRAVRYGLRQVGKPYVWGAQGPGSFDCSGLTSQAWSHAGRPVPRTSQEQWRRLPHVPLRALRPGDLVIYFPGATHVAMYLGDGMVVQAPRPGARVKVSPVASNPLLGAVRPDQGAPSLRAYVPPPLPDDATAGADSGYGSAAGPA from the coding sequence GTGTCGCAGCGGTGCACGTCGGGGCAGTGCGCGCCAAGGCGGTCCGGGCCGCGCCGGACCGGACCGGGGCGGTCGGGGCCGTCCCGGCTCGTACGGTCGGTCTGCGCGACGGCCCTGGCGGGCGCGGTCGCCCTGGCCCTGCCCGCCGCGCCGGTGCACGCCGTACCGGAGCCGGACCCGGCCGCGACCGGAGCGCTGGAGCTGCCGGACGGTCCCGGCGGGCCGGGTGAACCGGACGGACTCGCCGGACCGGACGCATCCGAAGTACCGGACGCCACCGAAGCAACCGGCTCCGGCACCGACACCGGCACCGCCTCCAACGAGGACCCCTCCCTCCGCCGCCTGCTGACCCGCCTCCAGGACCTCTACCGGCGGACCGAACAGGCCACCGAGGCGTACAACGCCACCGAGGAGGACCTCAAGGCCCAGCGCAAGGAGTCGCAGGACCTCAACGTCCGGCTGGCCCGCGCCCGTACCCGGCTCGCCGACGGGCAGGCCGACGCGGGACGGCTCGCCCGCCAGCAGTACCAGGGCGGCGCCGCCGCCGGGCTCTCCACGTACCTGCGGATGCTGCTCTCCGCCGACCCGCAGGAGGTGCTGGAGGAGGGCCACCTCTTCAAGGAGGCGGCCGGCAGCCAGGCCGCCACCGTCGCCCGGCTCACCGGCAACGAGAAGCGGGCGGACGAGCTGGCGAAGGCGTCGCGCGCCGCGCTGGACGAGCAGCAGGTGCTCACCGAGCGGCGCCGTAAGCAGCGGGACGCGGTCGAGGGCCGCCTCAAGGAGGTCGAGGAACTGCTCTCCACGCTCTCCGAGGACCAGCTCGCCGAACTGGGCCGGATGGAGCAGCAGGGCACGGACGAGGCACAGCGCGGCCTGGTGTCCTCCGGCGAGCTGAACGGGTCCCGGGCGCCGTCGGCGAGTGGCGACCGGGCCGTGCGGTACGGCCTCCGGCAGGTCGGCAAGCCGTACGTCTGGGGAGCGCAGGGGCCCGGCTCCTTCGACTGCTCCGGCCTGACGTCGCAGGCGTGGTCGCACGCCGGGCGGCCCGTCCCGCGAACCAGCCAGGAACAGTGGCGCCGGCTGCCGCACGTGCCGCTGCGGGCGCTGCGCCCCGGCGACCTGGTGATCTACTTCCCCGGCGCCACGCACGTCGCGATGTACCTGGGCGACGGCATGGTGGTCCAGGCGCCCCGCCCCGGCGCCCGGGTCAAGGTCTCCCCCGTCGCGTCGAACCCCCTGCTGGGCGCCGTCCGCCCGGACCAGGGCGCTCCGTCCCTGCGCGCCTACGTCCCGCCGCCGCTGCCGGACGACGCGACGGCGGGCGCCGATTCGGGGTACGGGTCGGCGGCGGGCCCGGCCTGA